One segment of Methylocella silvestris BL2 DNA contains the following:
- a CDS encoding L,D-transpeptidase family protein — protein MQSRLGTKYLAALSAPPLGALPAAVRVLLLLAALLFAAPPAGASPKSEQPIPAATLALMEARDTTPDAPILMRAFKKESEIEVWKRNRSGRYVFLKSFPICRWSGKLGPKVAQGDRQSPEGFYSVGPRQMNPNSAYYLSFDTGFPNAYDKAHGASGSALMVHGTCSSAGCYAMTDKGVAEIFALAREALRGGQNAFQFQAYPFKMTAQNLARYRADPNIGFWRQLKEGFDRFEATGEELGVGVVNGRYVFAPSSDPANEALALDRRTREQERIASYIGLGSAAVRTVYSDGGQNPYFTALLRKGADLGMVSRPETLAYAGIDEVLTPARGLCARKGGCPDMVLRGQAASKSADAQKPASPPPEARIVFSAGRVIAIRTTEPITLMPMLLSYKLSLPMPPQTIIAGAMPILPDAWF, from the coding sequence ATGCAATCGCGCCTCGGAACGAAGTACCTTGCGGCTCTGAGCGCGCCGCCGCTCGGCGCCCTCCCCGCCGCTGTTCGGGTCTTGCTCCTATTGGCTGCGCTACTTTTTGCCGCCCCGCCCGCCGGGGCGTCCCCCAAGAGCGAACAGCCCATTCCGGCCGCGACCCTCGCGCTGATGGAGGCGCGCGACACAACGCCGGATGCGCCAATCCTGATGCGGGCCTTCAAGAAAGAATCGGAGATCGAGGTCTGGAAGCGCAATCGCAGCGGGCGCTATGTATTCTTAAAGAGCTTTCCGATCTGCCGCTGGTCGGGCAAGCTCGGCCCGAAGGTCGCCCAGGGCGACCGCCAGTCGCCCGAAGGGTTTTATTCGGTCGGACCGCGGCAGATGAATCCCAATTCGGCCTATTATCTATCCTTCGATACGGGCTTTCCCAACGCCTATGACAAGGCGCATGGCGCCTCTGGATCGGCGCTGATGGTGCATGGCACCTGCTCTTCGGCCGGTTGCTACGCCATGACCGACAAGGGCGTCGCCGAGATTTTCGCTCTCGCGCGCGAGGCGCTGCGCGGCGGACAGAACGCCTTCCAGTTCCAGGCCTATCCGTTCAAAATGACGGCGCAGAACTTGGCGCGCTATCGCGCCGATCCCAACATCGGCTTCTGGCGCCAGTTGAAGGAGGGTTTTGACCGTTTCGAGGCGACGGGCGAAGAGCTCGGCGTCGGCGTCGTCAACGGCCGCTATGTCTTCGCGCCCTCAAGCGATCCGGCGAATGAGGCGCTCGCCCTCGATCGCCGCACGCGCGAACAGGAGCGGATCGCCTCCTATATCGGCCTCGGCAGCGCCGCGGTCCGCACCGTCTATTCCGACGGAGGACAGAATCCTTATTTCACGGCGCTGCTGCGCAAAGGCGCCGATCTGGGCATGGTCAGCCGTCCGGAAACGCTGGCCTATGCCGGAATCGACGAGGTTTTGACGCCCGCCCGGGGCCTTTGCGCCCGCAAGGGCGGCTGCCCGGATATGGTGCTGCGCGGTCAGGCCGCGTCAAAATCGGCGGACGCGCAAAAACCGGCAAGCCCGCCGCCGGAGGCTCGAATCGTTTTCTCGGCAGGGCGCGTGATCGCGATCCGCACGACGGAGCCGATCACTTTGATGCCGATGCTTCTATCCTACAAATTATCGCTGCCGATGCCGCCGCAAACAATTATCGCGGGAGCGATGCCGATTTTACCCGACGCGTGGTTTTAG
- a CDS encoding phospholipase D-like domain-containing protein: MLGSVIASHLAMIVGVVMTIVIVPKLARQRRSAASTTAWLMAVLLIPWVGIPAYLLFGGRKLGAALMLKPPLATAAPAVRLPPGEAGANLLLQSYGLPPARGGNKFALCADGVEIYRNFIEVIESANRRVHMASFILHTDRVGTAVIEALAQRARCGVEVKLLLDGFGSFSTSKRALDPLLRAGGEAVFFLPVGLKTFTRTNLRNHRKMLIADDSRAIAGGANVATAYMGPEPDPKRWRDLSFLIEGPAVRDYASIFAADWRFVTGRAVDPPPHPAAAAGEAVVQIAASGPDVPGDPVYAAIVSAAFSARWRLWIVTPYFIPPDGLAGALALAAHRGVDVRIYVPDPSNHFIADLARGQPLRDAAAAGVSVIRFVGGMVHAKILVVDDGLAMVGSVNIDPRSLFLNFEANAVVYGRAEVLAVATWIEMLGDETRKGVAPVSAFRDAIEGFARTLDPLL; encoded by the coding sequence ATGCTTGGTTCAGTAATCGCGTCGCATCTGGCGATGATCGTCGGGGTCGTCATGACCATCGTCATCGTGCCGAAGCTGGCGCGGCAGCGGCGCTCGGCGGCGAGCACCACCGCCTGGCTGATGGCCGTCCTGCTGATTCCCTGGGTCGGCATTCCGGCCTATCTCCTGTTCGGCGGCCGCAAGCTCGGCGCCGCTCTGATGCTGAAGCCGCCGCTCGCGACTGCCGCGCCCGCCGTCAGGCTTCCGCCGGGCGAGGCTGGAGCGAACCTTCTGCTGCAGAGCTACGGACTTCCGCCGGCACGGGGGGGCAACAAATTCGCGCTCTGCGCCGACGGCGTCGAAATCTATCGAAATTTCATCGAGGTGATCGAGAGCGCCAATCGGCGCGTCCATATGGCGAGCTTCATCCTCCACACTGACAGGGTCGGGACAGCCGTCATCGAGGCGCTCGCGCAGCGCGCGCGCTGCGGCGTCGAGGTGAAGCTGCTGCTCGACGGCTTTGGCTCCTTCTCGACCTCGAAGCGGGCGCTCGATCCGCTCCTGCGCGCCGGCGGCGAGGCGGTGTTTTTTCTGCCTGTCGGTTTGAAGACCTTCACGCGCACCAATCTGCGCAATCATCGCAAGATGCTTATCGCCGACGATTCTCGCGCGATCGCGGGAGGGGCGAATGTGGCGACGGCCTATATGGGGCCGGAGCCCGACCCGAAGCGCTGGCGCGATCTCTCCTTTCTGATCGAGGGGCCGGCCGTGCGCGACTATGCGTCGATTTTCGCCGCCGACTGGCGCTTTGTCACCGGCCGCGCCGTCGATCCGCCGCCCCATCCCGCCGCCGCCGCGGGCGAGGCGGTGGTGCAGATCGCGGCCTCGGGCCCTGACGTGCCGGGCGATCCGGTCTATGCGGCGATCGTCTCCGCCGCTTTCTCCGCGCGCTGGCGGCTGTGGATCGTCACCCCCTATTTCATCCCGCCAGACGGTCTGGCCGGCGCGCTCGCGCTCGCCGCGCATCGAGGCGTCGACGTCCGGATCTACGTGCCGGACCCGTCGAACCATTTCATCGCCGATCTGGCGCGCGGCCAGCCGCTGCGAGATGCGGCGGCGGCGGGCGTCAGCGTCATCCGCTTTGTCGGCGGCATGGTGCACGCCAAGATTCTGGTCGTCGACGACGGGCTCGCCATGGTCGGCTCGGTCAATATCGATCCGCGCAGCCTGTTTTTGAATTTCGAGGCGAACGCTGTCGTCTATGGCCGCGCGGAGGTGCTGGCGGTCGCCACCTGGATCGAGATGCTGGGCGACGAGACGAGAAAAGGCGTCGCGCCGGTCTCGGCCTTCCGCGACGCGATTGAGGGATTCGCCCGCACGCTCGATCCGCTGCTGTAA
- a CDS encoding D-2-hydroxyacid dehydrogenase, giving the protein MKMILEGKPFQDELQAVAARHNVQLVVANSLAEFIRELPDADALWTDPTVYDADRAEALKRNAGPLKWIQLKSVGFDAIERFGAPEGVVVANAGDAYAPFVAEHALALLLALFRRLPDALARGARHEWDQAIGSQMRLLDEATVTIFGFGQIGRQIAARLRPFGSRIIAVDRAGRPEPLADEMLSDERLVEALKISDALIVAAPLTQSTRRTIGAMELAALPPHAVVVNIARGEIIDSNALFDALERGVIAGAGLDVTDPEPLPSDNPLWARANVIITPHVAAMGGALPSRRLAAIIERNLVHFMKGEELEHRVSAKD; this is encoded by the coding sequence ATGAAAATGATCCTTGAGGGGAAACCCTTTCAGGACGAATTGCAGGCTGTCGCAGCCCGCCACAACGTCCAGTTGGTCGTGGCCAACAGCCTCGCGGAATTTATTCGGGAGCTACCGGACGCCGATGCGCTGTGGACCGACCCCACTGTTTATGACGCCGACCGTGCCGAAGCGCTCAAGCGCAACGCCGGGCCGCTCAAATGGATTCAATTGAAGAGCGTGGGGTTTGACGCGATCGAGCGTTTCGGCGCGCCGGAGGGAGTCGTCGTCGCCAACGCGGGGGACGCCTATGCGCCCTTCGTCGCCGAACATGCGCTCGCCTTGCTGCTGGCGCTGTTTCGCCGCTTGCCCGACGCCCTTGCGCGCGGCGCCCGACATGAATGGGATCAGGCGATCGGCTCGCAGATGAGATTGCTCGACGAGGCTACGGTGACGATTTTCGGTTTTGGCCAGATCGGCCGGCAGATCGCCGCGAGGCTGCGCCCTTTCGGATCGCGCATCATCGCGGTCGATCGGGCGGGAAGGCCCGAGCCGCTCGCCGACGAAATGCTCTCCGACGAAAGACTTGTCGAAGCGCTAAAAATCAGCGACGCGCTCATTGTTGCTGCGCCTTTGACGCAGAGCACGCGCCGTACGATTGGCGCTATGGAACTCGCTGCGCTGCCGCCTCACGCCGTGGTCGTGAATATCGCCCGCGGCGAGATCATCGATTCGAACGCCCTTTTCGACGCGCTGGAACGGGGCGTCATCGCCGGCGCCGGCCTCGACGTTACAGATCCAGAGCCGCTGCCGTCCGATAATCCGCTATGGGCGCGCGCCAACGTCATCATCACGCCGCATGTCGCCGCGATGGGCGGTGCGCTTCCTTCGCGCCGGCTCGCGGCGATCATCGAGCGCAACCTCGTTCACTTCATGAAGGGCGAGGAGCTGGAGCATCGCGTTTCGGCGAAGGACTGA
- the lon gene encoding endopeptidase La yields MESFAPTRKGRAVFSADAAATAAPGSAGAGETLDPAKDALIIVPVRGFVLFPGIVMPVVLNGPAAIAAAQEAVRQQRSVGILMQRESGAEEASPLNMHRFGVVANILRYITAQDGGHHLICQGEQRFHVEEFLRERPYLAARVKRIEEPDERSPDIEARFVHLQGQASEALQLLPQTPPELIAAVNSAPSPGALTDLVAAYMDASPAQKQDILETIDLRARMDMVAKLLAQRIEVLRLSQEIGRQTKASLDERQREMLLREQMASIQRQLGEGDGKAQEIAELTEAIAKAKMPAEVEEAARKELRRLERMPDASAEYGMIRTYIDWLIELPWSLPEEAPIDIAEARRILDADHFGLDKIKQRIVEYLAVRKLAPQGKAPILCFVGPPGVGKTSLGQSIARAMGRKFVRVSLGGVHDEAEIRGHRRTYVGALPGNIIQAIRKAGARNCVMMLDEIDKMGASAHGDPGSAMLEVLDPEQNSTFRDNYLAVPFDLSRVVFIATANMLDTVPGPLRDRMEIIALTGYTDREKLEIARRYLVRRQLEANGLKPDQVEIDDDALIEIIRGYTREAGVRNLEREIGRVLRHVAVRIADGSASHVHVSRAELTELLGQQRFEDEVAMRLSVPGVATGLAWTPVGGDILFIEATRAPGHGKLTLTGQLGEVMRESVQAALSLIKSRAAELGVDPESFDKTDIHVHVPAGATPKDGPSAGVAMFIALVSILTGRLVRNDTAMTGEISLRGLVLPVGGIKEKVVAAARAGLTRVLLPARNRRDYDEIPQDTREKLEFVWLEKVDDAMAAAFEGMAATPAPN; encoded by the coding sequence ATGGAAAGCTTCGCGCCGACGCGCAAAGGGCGCGCCGTTTTTTCCGCCGACGCCGCCGCCACGGCGGCGCCGGGCTCCGCCGGCGCCGGCGAGACGCTCGATCCGGCGAAGGACGCGCTGATCATCGTGCCGGTTCGCGGCTTCGTGCTGTTTCCGGGCATCGTCATGCCTGTCGTCTTGAACGGCCCCGCCGCGATCGCCGCGGCGCAGGAAGCCGTGCGGCAGCAGCGGTCGGTCGGAATTTTGATGCAGCGCGAGTCCGGCGCGGAGGAGGCAAGTCCGCTCAACATGCATCGCTTCGGCGTCGTCGCCAATATTTTGCGCTACATCACCGCGCAGGATGGCGGCCATCATCTGATCTGCCAGGGCGAGCAGCGCTTCCATGTCGAGGAGTTTTTGCGCGAGCGCCCCTACCTCGCCGCGCGCGTCAAGCGCATCGAGGAGCCGGACGAGCGCTCGCCCGACATCGAAGCGCGCTTCGTTCATCTTCAGGGGCAGGCGTCGGAGGCGCTGCAGCTGCTGCCGCAGACGCCGCCGGAACTGATCGCCGCCGTCAACAGCGCGCCCTCGCCCGGCGCTTTGACCGACCTCGTCGCCGCCTATATGGACGCGAGCCCGGCGCAGAAGCAGGATATTCTTGAGACCATCGATCTGCGGGCGCGCATGGATATGGTGGCCAAGCTGCTCGCCCAGCGCATCGAGGTGCTGCGCCTGTCGCAGGAGATCGGCCGCCAGACCAAGGCGAGCCTCGACGAGCGCCAGCGCGAGATGCTGCTGCGCGAACAGATGGCCTCGATCCAGCGCCAGCTCGGCGAAGGCGACGGCAAGGCGCAGGAGATCGCCGAACTCACCGAAGCGATCGCCAAGGCGAAGATGCCGGCGGAGGTTGAAGAAGCCGCGCGAAAAGAATTGCGCCGGCTTGAGCGCATGCCCGACGCCTCTGCCGAATATGGCATGATCCGCACCTATATCGACTGGCTGATCGAACTGCCATGGAGCCTGCCGGAGGAAGCGCCGATCGACATCGCGGAGGCGCGCCGCATCCTCGACGCCGACCATTTCGGGCTCGACAAGATCAAGCAGCGCATCGTCGAATATCTCGCCGTGCGCAAGCTTGCGCCACAGGGCAAGGCGCCGATCCTTTGCTTCGTCGGGCCGCCCGGCGTCGGCAAGACCTCGCTCGGCCAGTCGATCGCGCGCGCGATGGGCCGCAAATTCGTGCGGGTCAGCCTCGGCGGCGTTCATGACGAGGCCGAGATCCGCGGCCATCGCCGCACCTATGTCGGCGCGCTTCCCGGCAATATCATTCAGGCGATCCGCAAAGCCGGCGCGCGCAATTGCGTCATGATGCTCGACGAGATCGACAAGATGGGCGCAAGCGCCCATGGCGACCCCGGCTCGGCCATGCTCGAAGTCCTCGATCCGGAACAGAATTCAACCTTCCGCGACAATTATCTCGCCGTCCCGTTCGACCTCTCCCGCGTCGTGTTCATCGCCACCGCCAACATGCTCGACACGGTGCCGGGGCCGCTGCGCGACCGCATGGAGATCATCGCCCTCACCGGCTATACAGACCGCGAAAAACTCGAGATCGCGCGCCGCTATCTCGTGCGGCGCCAGCTCGAGGCCAATGGCCTTAAGCCCGACCAGGTCGAAATCGACGACGATGCGCTGATCGAAATCATCCGCGGCTATACGCGGGAGGCCGGCGTGCGCAATCTCGAGCGCGAAATCGGCCGTGTGCTGCGCCATGTCGCCGTGCGCATCGCCGACGGCTCGGCGAGCCATGTGCATGTCTCCCGCGCGGAGCTGACCGAGCTGTTGGGGCAGCAGCGTTTCGAGGACGAGGTCGCGATGCGCCTCAGCGTGCCGGGCGTTGCGACGGGCCTGGCCTGGACTCCCGTCGGCGGCGACATTCTGTTCATCGAAGCGACGCGAGCGCCCGGCCACGGCAAGCTGACCCTGACCGGCCAGCTTGGCGAAGTGATGCGCGAAAGCGTGCAGGCAGCCTTGAGCCTCATCAAGAGCCGCGCCGCAGAGCTCGGCGTTGATCCCGAGTCGTTCGACAAGACCGACATTCATGTGCATGTGCCGGCCGGCGCGACGCCAAAGGACGGCCCGAGCGCCGGCGTCGCCATGTTCATCGCGCTGGTGTCGATCTTGACCGGTAGACTCGTGCGCAACGATACGGCGATGACCGGCGAGATCAGCCTGCGCGGCCTCGTGCTGCCGGTCGGCGGCATCAAGGAGAAGGTCGTCGCCGCGGCCCGCGCGGGTTTAACGCGCGTGCTGCTGCCGGCGCGCAACCGGCGCGACTACGACGAAATCCCGCAGGACACGCGCGAAAAACTTGAATTCGTCTGGCTGGAAAAAGTCGACGACGCGATGGCGGCGGCGTTCGAGGGGATGGCGGCGACTCCCGCGCCGAACTGA
- a CDS encoding Hsp20/alpha crystallin family protein, translated as MKDARAWMWSDAVDVLTRADRLHRQLFQLASSQSRRPNWEPPVDLVETEREVLALAALPGVDPKDIRVTIENGALVIAGERLLPPEFRTAEIHRLELPQGRFERTVPLPPGRYEVRQPSMQNGCLAIVLRKII; from the coding sequence ATGAAGGACGCGCGGGCATGGATGTGGTCCGACGCGGTCGACGTTCTCACCCGGGCCGACCGCCTGCACCGCCAACTGTTTCAGCTGGCGTCCAGCCAAAGCCGCCGGCCGAATTGGGAGCCGCCGGTCGATCTCGTCGAGACGGAGCGCGAAGTGCTTGCGCTCGCGGCGCTGCCCGGCGTCGATCCGAAAGACATAAGGGTGACGATCGAGAATGGCGCATTGGTGATCGCGGGCGAACGCCTGTTGCCGCCGGAGTTCCGGACGGCCGAAATTCACCGGCTGGAACTGCCGCAGGGGCGCTTCGAACGAACAGTGCCGCTGCCGCCAGGGCGCTATGAAGTCAGGCAGCCTTCGATGCAGAACGGCTGCCTCGCCATCGTGCTACGCAAAATCATCTGA
- a CDS encoding DUF7007 domain-containing protein, translating to MSHITLDPGDLFAVPASSPRDMRGPRVGPQPSLWDKLLRRPAPAPSASPWGTITEAHEIAPGVMWFRANARSGYRLSPRRQKALPRSMRTVDGWYEDTTEWAAVAVVFANIFDEMPAGGEASGRSLYELGKETLKHWRPEAFEGWFETSLDMDEIWSLPVMRFHRLHADRWMALGSFHASYGYVIEAGGPRPHVRAKRGGDPPYGAVTGLPRAEIRRFAVEVGELHQGRGKPFLIDPDRHAEIAIEEDAVLA from the coding sequence ATGAGTCATATTACATTGGATCCAGGTGATCTGTTCGCCGTTCCGGCGTCAAGCCCCAGGGACATGCGCGGCCCGAGAGTGGGTCCGCAACCCTCGCTGTGGGATAAATTGCTGCGCCGGCCCGCGCCGGCGCCGTCAGCTTCCCCCTGGGGGACGATCACCGAGGCCCATGAGATCGCGCCGGGCGTCATGTGGTTTCGCGCCAACGCGCGGAGCGGCTACAGGCTGTCGCCCCGCCGGCAGAAGGCGCTGCCGCGGTCGATGCGGACCGTAGACGGCTGGTATGAAGACACCACCGAATGGGCCGCCGTCGCAGTCGTTTTCGCAAACATCTTTGACGAGATGCCTGCGGGCGGCGAGGCGAGCGGCCGCTCTCTCTATGAACTTGGCAAAGAAACCCTCAAGCACTGGAGGCCGGAAGCCTTTGAGGGCTGGTTCGAAACCAGCCTTGACATGGATGAGATCTGGTCCTTGCCGGTCATGCGGTTTCACCGGCTGCACGCGGATCGCTGGATGGCGCTCGGCTCCTTCCATGCGTCATACGGCTATGTGATCGAGGCCGGCGGTCCGCGCCCTCATGTGCGCGCCAAACGCGGCGGCGATCCGCCTTATGGCGCGGTCACAGGTTTGCCGCGCGCGGAAATCCGCCGCTTCGCCGTCGAGGTCGGCGAACTTCATCAGGGACGCGGCAAACCCTTTCTGATCGATCCCGACCGCCACGCGGAAATCGCCATTGAGGAAGACGCGGTTTTGGCGTGA